GGTCCGCTGATCGTCAACCGCAACGATTACGCGATGGTCGACGGACGACCTTGCTATGGTGTCGGTTTTAACCTGCTCGAAACGGGCTCGTTCGACGGATCGGAGGTTGAATTCTTACTGTCGCTGCTGCGCGTTCAGCGACAGCGGTTAGGCGACGGCGTTGTATTCCTCGATTGCGGCGCTAATATCGGCGTATTTTCAATAGAGGCCGGTCGCATGATGACGCGATGGGGGACAGTGCATGCCTTCGAGCCGCAGGACTTCATTTTTTATGCTCTAGCCGGCAACATTGCCCTAAACAATCTTTTTAATGTTCAGGCGCATTGCGTTGCGCTCGGCGCGACAAATGAAATCATCACGATCCCGAGCGTGGACTACACCCGGCCTGGTTCGTACGGCAGTCTCGAGATCAAGGAGCCCGCGACGCCGATGCTGTCGATCGGGCAATCCGTCGATTACTCACCGGAGATCGGACGACAAGTTCGTCAGATCACTCTTGATGGTTTGAACCTGAAAAGGGTCGACCTGCTGAAGATTGATGTTGAATCGATGGAGATCGATGTATTGATGGGTGCGCGCTCAATCATCAAGACATTTCGGCCATTGATCTGGGTGGAGATTCTCAAGTCCGACGCGCAGCGCATCAAGGATCTGCTCGGGGAGTACGACTACCGCTTTTTCGACGCGGGCCTCAACATGCTTGCGGTGCCAGCCGATGACAGCGAGCTACTCAAGCGCTTCTGGGTGAATGAGGAAAACGTTCTATTTGTTACAGTGTGACGTTTATTTCTCACTGTAGCGTTGCGGCGCAGGTGATGCTGCGGAAGGGCGTTATCACATAAATCGAGCGCAATGACGAAGTGAGGTTCATGTTTTCGACTTTAGGCGATGTGAATGAACTGCGGGCGCACAAAATGTTGATCGCTCGCGACGCACTGAAAAGATCGGTCGTACGATTCACTGAGGAATAACGCACGGAACTGGGCCAGGCTTGCGCGGGCAGAGGCGATTAAAACTAGCGCAGATTCTCGCCCAGGTTCATGGTCCATGGGAAAGTATCGGGGGTCAAATTTTGACAGTTTTTAACCGCTCGGAAAAAGGCGAGGGCGGTATGATCTCAGTCGCTACTTGATGAGCACTCCGGAGACCCAATGAGTTCCGCACGATCACTCCACATCGGCATCACAATCGGCCTTCACCACGCCACCGAGAGCCTTTGGGTCAACGGCATCAAGCAGAACGCCCTGTACCTGATGAAGCTCTTTCAACACTCGCCGCTTGGTCATCAGGTCACGCTCGTCAACACAACGAGCATCAAGGTCTCGTCCGATCTTCCGTGGGATCTCGAGCAGTTTCCGGTGTGTTCCTTCGACGACGCGAAAGATTCGCTCGACGTTCTTATCGAGCTCGGCGGGCAAATCGATCAGCAGCAAACCGCGTATCTGCAGGCGCGTGGCACGAAAGTCGTGAGCTACTGTTGCGGTCCCGAATACGTGCACATGATGCAAGCCATGATTTTCGGCAGGCGGCATGCTGAAACGGTATTCATCAACGAGCGTTACGACCAGGTGTGGATCATCCCGCAAGTCGTCGATACCAGCGCCGGCTTCTTCAGCGTATTGCGGCGCCAGCCTGTTCGCGAGGTACCGTTCGTCTGGGATCCGATCTGCGTGGAAGAACGATCGGCCGCGCTCCCGCATCGCGGGGAGTATCGCCCGACCGGACAACCGAAGCGGTTGTCCGTCATGGAGCCGAATATCGACGTCACCAAGTTTTGCCTCTACCCGATCTTGATCGCGGAATTGGGTTACCGGAAGCTCGGCGAAAAAATATCCTATGTGCATGCGACGAACACGGAGCATCTTGCAAAAGGCAGCCCGGAATTCATCGGCGTTGCGCATCATCTGGATCTTGTGCGAGATTCGAAAATAAGCTTCGTCGGGTACCACAATACGCCTCAGTTTCTTTCGGAATTCACCGACATCGTCATCTCCCATCAATCAGGGCTTGCGTTGAATTATTTTTATTTCGACGTTTGCTGGAACGGTTACGCGCTGGTTCATAACGCCGACCTCTGTCGCGAGTTGGGCTACTTTTATAGTAAAAACGATGTGGATGAGGGCTGTCGGCAACTCGAGCGAGCGATCGAATTTCACGACGGGAGTTGGCAAGATTATCGAAATCAGCAACGAGAAAGGATCGGGCGATTTTTGTCCACCAATCCGAAGCAGATCGAAGCGTATGACAAGTTGCTTCTCGGGCTTTTTTGAGTGAATTCGATCGTCGCGCTTCAGGAAACGTTGCGTCCGCTCGTGGCATCAGGTGCCGAGCGCAGACGGACAAATACTACGGCACCATCCCGGAAGCCGCCTGTATGGCACGCGCGCGCCAGAGGATACATGATGCCTGACCGCATGGCCGACCATCCGGTCAACCGCATAGAAGCGCTGCTGCCGTGGCGCGCGGCGCCATCGCTGCTGTCTATTGCTTGCGTTAAGCCCAGCCGATAACGAATGGAATAACGGCCGGCAAATCCTCGTCGAGGCGGGGCATCAACGCGATTCCCCCGCAGCGATCACCCTATCGCGTCATTGCCAGCCAAAGCATCGGCCATCTCCAATACTGGCCTGCTCCAGTCACCTAGTGTTGCTTGCCGATATAGCTGCATGGACCTGTACCACGGCGTATCGCGATGGCTGTTGTACCAGCGTTCGTCGCATGCCGCCGACAGCAACACCCATACTGGCCGTCCAAGCGCTCCAGCGAGGTGGGCCGGCCCCGTATCCACCGTGATCAGCAAGTCCAGCTCATTGAGAATGACGGCCGTATCGCCGAGATCGCGCAACTCGTCGCCGATGATGCCAACGCCGTGTTCATCCAGCAGCGCACGCTCTTCGTCGGTGATCTTGCCAAACTGTAGCGCATGAAAGCGGCATGCCGACGAACTGAACAATGGGGCGAGTTGCTGCAGCGAGATTGACCGATACGGTTCATGACGCACCGCAGTATTGCTGCGCCAGATCAAGCCTATCTCGCGAACCCCGTTGCGTCGATTGCGGAAAGCGTCAGCTGCAAGCGTTGCCATTGCTCGTCCAGCCGGCGCATGTACATAGGCTTCCGCCCAGCTTGGGAAGTATTGCGTTTTTTGATACCGGACAAAGAGATCGAAGGTACTGATGATGCAATCACTTTGGTCAATTGCATCGCCGGCATTCTCGACGATTGTGATCCAGTCATAGGAGGCGAATATCGGCGCCAGTATGGCTGGTGCCTGTAATGTGATAGTCGCCGCACCTTCGTCCCGTAACAAATGCAAGTACCGGGAAAACATGATCACATCGCCCAGGCCACCTTCCTGAATGATGAGTACCCGTTTCCCGGTGGCAGATTCGTCAAATCGAAGTAGTTTGTTGACAATTCGCCGGAACTCGCTGGTATGGGCCGGATAAATATTTGAAACCACACCGGCTTGCCCCCACGCATCGCGCGACCTGCGATTGAGGGCGTGGGCCTCGTGAAACCGACCTTGAGCGTATTGCGAGATCACGAGTTCAGCTTTCAAGGCTCGCCGATCAGGTTCGTGGTGGAGCGCCGAGAGCGATTGAATCAATAGTGTCTCGGCCTGCGAAAAAAGGCCGAGGAGGTTCATGTCAATACCGATCTGCGCGCGAAAAAATGGATCTTCAACCCGGTCTGCGAGTTCTTTCAGTACCCGTATGGCTTCTTCTGCGTGACCGGAAAGTCTGAGCGCCCGACACAGCGCGAGCCCGGCGCTCGCGGATCTGTCGCGGAGGTAGGTCTTGTATGCGCTGTCGAGCGCGGGTTGGTCGCTTGTCACTTTCCCCCCCGGAGAAGTGCGATCCCTTTGTATGGGCGAATAACGTGTGGTTGCCTTCGAAATCTCGCGTGTCCGGAATCAATTCATCCGGAGCCGATCAATTAAGGATTGTCGAGAGGTAATCCGTGTGGCGTGCGGTAAATGTCAGGCAGTGTAGCAAACTGATTCAGCGTTCGAGCGGGTTTTGGAAAGGAATATGGAAGGGTATGCGGTTACGAGGTGGGGCTATCGTTGTCGCACGCGGCGCAGAAGAGAAATGAAGGGGCGTCTATTTCAGGCAAAGTCGGAAACGCGTGATCACGCTTTTCATGAAGCGTTTCACAAGCAACATCGGCGCGCCAGACCGGGTGGCCGTACCACGCCGATTGACCTTTGGTAACGAAGGCCAATCGGTCAGGGGCATGCGCCAACCCTTTTACCGCAATTGTCTGATCACCTCGCCCGCCGCCCTGATCCCGGACTCCAGCGCACCCTCGAAATAGCCGATGCATTCCGTCGCCGTCTCGGTGCCGGCCCAATGAATGCGGCCGAACGGTTCGCGGATACTGTCGCCGTACGAGGTCAGAACACCGGGCGGCATATGGGATGCGTACCCGCCGAGCGCCCATTCATCCGTCGTCCAGTCATGGTCCGCATAGTCGAGCGGGGCCGCCGCGTCGTCGCCGAAGTAGTGCACGAGATCGGCAATGACATGCTCACGGCGCGCTGCCTTGTCGAGCCCGCTCAGTTCAAGCGCGTGGTTTCCTTCGATCAAGCCCACCAGTACACCGACGCTTTCGTCCGCCGGCGACTGGTCGAACACGAAACCCAGATGGCGGCCCACGCTGGCAACCGATCCATTGAGCCCGCGACGCCGCCAGAACGGGGTTGGGTAGGCAACGTGCATCTTGATGACGGCGCCCATCTGCATTCCTTGCAGCAGTCCTGCGCGCTTGACGGGTAGCGGCGGCGTGAAACGGATGCGTGAGGCGAGCGCAGGCGGGGCGGTGACGATTGCATACTTCGCGTCATACGTGCCTTGCGGGCAGATTGCACGAACGCCGTTCGCATCCTGTTCGATCGCGCTCACCGGGGCGTCAAGTACGATGCACCCGTCCAGTCGGTCGGCCATTCTTTTCGGGATCTGCCACGCGCCTCCAATGAACTTGTCCTGCTGAGCGCCCCTTTCGACGCCCATCATCGTTTCCAGGCCGCCGCCCTGTCGCAGGCATTCCAGGAAGAACAGATACGACACGTGCGACGTCTCGGTGCAGGTGATCGCGCTCGTGACGAGGCGGGCGAAGTCGCGCGCAGCGGTGGTGTCCACGTGCTTGTCGATCCATACCTCGATCGACATGGCGTCCCACTGGAGTGCGTTTTCCGCGAGCCACGGCGCGCCGGCGGGGAGCGTCTGCATGTCTCGCTTCCACCGATGCAAGGTCAGGCCAAGTTCCAGGGTCGACAAGAAAGGGAGCTTCGGCGTGCTGGTGTACGCGTGCACTTTGCCATCGATATTGACGAGGCTGTTTCCGTTCGTATATTGGCTGTACATCGGCACGCCGAGCTCCGTCGCTTGCTCTCGCAGCAGCTTTTGCGACGCGCCGACCCATTGCCCGCCAAAGTCGACCGTCTGGCCGCCGACCTCGCCCGGCATGGACCGTCCACCGACTCGGTCGCGTGCCTCGAGAATCAGAACGCGCTTTCCGGCGTTCCTGAGCTCGAGCGCAGCCTTCATGCCCGAGAGGCCGGCACCAATGATTAGTACATCTGATTCATGATTGGCCGACTGATCGACGGTTGCCATGTTTACCTCTCCTGGTCACGTGTCCGCCGCGCCCGGTCACGACGCGCTCGTTTTCCGGTGTAGCCGACTGCACTTCAATAAACCCGCCATCTCCCCGTCGACACGACGCTGACGCCGATGGTGCCTATGGCGTTCTATTGCCCTGCGCTGGCGCATGAGGCTGTCAGGTGGCGCGATGGGTCGGGCGACGCGAGATGCAAGAATTCGTTGTTATAGGTCAATCGACCGAAATTAGCAGGCTCTTGGATGGGGCGGAACCAGGTGTGTGACAGGCAAGAAGTGCTTGTTACCTGCTTCCCGGGCAGTCGCCTCGCGTGCGGTGCGGATTCCTTGTGCCTGGCGATTGGTATTGTCTGAATATTTCTATTTATGACGATTTTCCCGGTGATTTGCGCGAAATTTGTGCGTACCGCAGCAACCGGGCTTCGACTTTATCAGCCTTCAGTCGCCGTGGCGTTTCTCGCAGTGCAGCAGCGATCGGAGTTGCACCACCCATGATTGTGTTGTATAACGCAAACTAGGTCGGATGACACAATTATCATTGTCCCGCCGAGGAGGTACTCCGATTCGGCAGGGAGCGGGACGTGCGATCCACGGGGTTGGCGGATGGCCCCGGAACGCGATCGGGCAGCGGATGACCATGGCGCGTGCATTCGGCACCTCATTTTGAAAGGGAACGACGATGACGTATGAAAAGGCAGAACTGGAACGTATTCTCGACGTTCAGCGTGCGGCATTCCTTGCCGAGGGCGGGGCGTCCGCGGAGGTGCGAAAGTCGCGGGTGGGGCGGCTCGCGATTGCCGTTCTTTCCAACATCGATGCGATTGCGGAAGCGCTCAATGCCGACTACGGTAACCGTCCGCCCGAACTGACCAAGGCGCTCGAAGCGCTGCCGTGGTCCGAGGACATTCTCTACACGCTCGACAACATCGAGAAATGGATGGAACCCGAAGCCATTCCGGGGGGCTTCATTCAGCAAAAACCCAAGGGCGTGGTCGGCGTAATGGGCGCGTGGAATTTTCCGATCACGCTCACGTTCGAGCCGGCCCTGAGCGCGCTCGCCGCCGGGAACCGCGTCATGATGAATTTCCCGGAGTATCAGGTCAGAACCGGGCGCTTGCTGGCGACGATCCTGTCGGACACGTTTGATGAGGCGGAGGTGGCGTTCATCCACGGTGACCTGTCGACGTCGCAATCCTTCTCCGCGTTGCGGTTCGACCATCTCTTTTTCACCGGTTCGCCCAAGATCGGTTCGATCGTCGCGCAGGTGGCAGCCAGGAATCTCGTTCCCGTGACGACCGAGTTGGGCGGCAAGAATCCGGTTGTCGTCGCGCCCGATGCCGATCCGGATCTGGCGGCAAGCAGAATTGCGGCCACACGCGTCGTGAACGGAGGGCAGGTTTGCCTGTGTCCGGACTATGTCTGGGTACCCAGAGGCATCGTGACCGAGTTTGTTGATAAGCTTATTGATCAGTACAACTTTCTATTTGCTTCTTATCTGGATAATCCTGCAGTCGTTTCCATCGTCAACGAGCGAAATTTCGACCGAATCGTTGGCCTCGTGACCAATGCGACGGCGAAGGGTGCAAAAAAATACGTGGCAACGCCGGAAGGCGAGGCTGGGCGGCTGCCCGATCGGGCGTCGCGCAAGATTCCGCCGACCATCCTGGTTGATGTTCCGGCGTCGGCAGAGATAACCGACGAAGAAGTATTTGGCCCGGTGCTCGTCGTGTATGGATACGACGATCTGCAGGAGGCGATCGATTACATCGCGGCTCGCCCCGCGCCGCTTGCCGCCTACTGGTACGGCGACGACGGCGCAGATTTCCGGCGCTTCCTGGATCGCACGACGAGTGGCGGGGTCACGCGCAACGACGGGCTGTTGCATGCACTGCTTCCTGGCGCGCCGTTCGGTGGAATCGGAAACTCCGGCTCGGGCGCTTATCACGGCAAGACAGGATTCGATACGTTCACGCATCGCCGCCCGGTGGCCACGATCATGCGCCCTGACGGTGTCGCGAATCCGCTGGTGGGTGACGCGCTGGTGTCGGAGCAGATGCGGGGTTATCTCGACGGTTCGATTGCTGCCGTCATCAACGCGTTCGAGGCGCGACTGCCCGAGGCGAAATAAGCCGTCACTGCCGCGATGTCACGTTGCAGATTTTCAATGAAAGCGCTGCCTGGAGAAATGGATTCGGCCGAGGCACGCGTTGTGTGAGGTAACTATTTCCATGATTACCAGTCATTTTGCCAAGGGATTCAAAGGCGAAATCCAGAATCGGGCATTTGCAATTCGTGCCATTGCGCGTCTAGCAAATCGTCTCGATGGTGATCCGCGTCAATCGCTTTGGGCGGCTTATCTGAGGCTGGAAGAATTCAATGCCCCCATCTATCGTCAAGCAGCAGCCCGATGGGGGCTCGACGTGGCACCCGATACCGGCACGCTGCTCAAGGCGTGGGTGATCAGCTCGGTTCCGAAATTGCTGCTAAGGCCGTTCCTGAAGCTCGTGTACTCGAAAACGGTCGTCTATTGCGAGGAGTTGCGCCGACTCAGAAATATCGGCCCATCGGATTGCAGGGATTTTCTGGATTACATGGTCGAACAGGAAGATCTGCAGATCGAGATGATGCGTCTGTCGCTTGACGGACAGGATGCCGTTCTGGCTCGAAAGGTTGATTCTTTCGTCAAAAAGTACGATGGAAAATTCATGCTCGAAAAGCGTGGATGAAAGCAGGTGTAATTAAAGCGGCCCGGGCTGTTCCGGAGTCTGATCCCGTCAAGCGAAAACACCACCATGGCATTTGATCAAGCATCGCTGCTTCAAAGCAGATCGTTCTGGCAGCACGCGTATGGCGAGTACGCACCGAATCCGCCCTTGACGGAAGATCTCAAGGTTGACGTTGCGATCGTCGGCGGAGGCTTCACGGGGCTGAACACCGCATGGCAGTTCAAAAAAGACCACCCCAATGCACGCGTGGTCGTGCTTGAAGCCGCTATCGTCGGCTTTGGCGCCAGCGGCCGCAACGCAGGGTTCAGCACGAAGATGTTCGGTCTCGAACCCGAGATGGTCCTGCTGCGCTGGGGCAAGCAGAAAACGATCGATGCCCATCGCTATCTGAAGCTCGCGGTAGCCCATACCAGGCAACTGATCGAGGAAAACGACTTTCAGTCGGAGTACCGCCACAGTGGGCTGGTGCGCGCCACTTATACGAAGCAGCAGCTGGGCCGAATGCAGAAGACCTACGCGTTGTTTCAGAAGCTGGGCATCGACGAGGACATGGTGTGGCGCAGCGCGGAGCAGTTTCAGCAGGACTTCCATTCGGCACGCTTTGCGGGCGGCATCTACGAGTCCGGGACGGGATACCTCAATCCCTGCAAGCAGGTGCGGGCGCTCAAGTCCCTGGCGGAATCCGCCGGTGTTTCCGTGTACGAGACGACCCAGGTCACGAACATGGAAAGGACATCGTCCGCGATCCTGGTTACGACACCGCACGGAAAGATCACGGCGGACAAGCTGGTCGTCGCGACCAACGCCTACTCTCGTGAAGCGCCCGGCCCGGAGCGGCTGCGCACGCGCCAGTATCCCCTCTGGACCTATCAGGTCGTCACCGAGCCGTTGAGCGCTGCGCAATGGGACAGCATCGGCTGGAACGACCGGCAATCATTCGGCGACAACCGGCAGATGCTGCACTACTTCAGGCCGACGGCTGACGGCCGGATCATCATGGGCGGCGGCGACGTGATCGTGCACCGGACAGCCGCTTCGGAAGAGGTTTCCGCGCCGCTGGCCTGGCAGCATTGCGAAGCTCATCTGAAATGGATCTACCCGCAACTGAAGCACACACGCATCGACTATCGATGGGGCGGCCCGGTCTCGGTCACGTTGGACATGGCGCCCGAAATCAGCTTCATCGACGACGAACGCATCATCTATTCGGGCGGATGCTTCGGTCATGGTGTCGCGTTGACGCATCTGAACGGCCGGACCATCGCCGATCTGCTTGGCGGGAAACAATCCGAGCTGACGGATTTCTGGATCGTGAACCGGAAGTCGTTGTCGATGACGAGCGACACGCTCTCGTATCTCGGTGGCAGGGTCGCGCGTCAGGCACTGAAATCCTGGGATTGGTGGGAGGAGAAGGCGCTGAAAAAGTGAAGCGAATCGTGCTTCAGCGCGTCCGCAGCGCCGATGGCGGCACGCCCAGCAGGCGCTGGAAGCTGCGGCGCAGGTTCTCGGTGTCGCCGAAGCCGCATTCGTGCGCTACGCGCTGTAGTGACGCCGCGCCGCTTTCGAGCGCAGCGCGCGCGGCTTCCACACGCAGTTTTTCCACGGCCTTTGCCGGCGTGAGACCTGTTTCGGCCTGAAACGCACGGGCGAAGTGGCGCGGGCTCATGCACGCGCGTTCGGCCAGATCGCCGACGCGGTGACGCGCCGCGAGGTTGCGGCGGACGTGATCGAGCAGTGGCTTGAAGCGGCCGCTCGCGCAGTTCATTTCCATCAGCGCGGAAAACTGCGACTGGCCGCCGGGACGCCGGTAGTAGACCACCAGCTGGCGCGCGACGAGGCGCGCGACCTGCTCGCCGAGGTCGTTGCCGACCAGCGCGAGCGCGAGATCGATGCCGGCGCTGATGCCGGCACTGGTCCAGAACGGACCATCCTCCACGAAGATGCGATCGGGCTCCAGGTGCACCTGGGGAAACTGGCGTGCAAATTGTTCGCTGCAGGACCAGTGCGTGGTTGCGCGCCGATTGTCGAGCACGCCCGCCGCTGCCAACAGCAGGCTGCCCGAGCACACGCTCGTCACGCGCGTGCCGCGTCGCGCGCAGCGCTGCACGAAGCGCAGCAGGCGCGGATCGGACATGCGGTCGTCCATGTTGTCGCCGCCGGCGACGAGCAGCGTGTCGATCGTGCTGGCCGGAGGCAATGCCTCGGCGGCCCAGCTGACACCGGACGAGCTGCGCACGAGGCCGGCCTGCGCGGCGATGGTGCGCAGCGTGTAGTGACCTTGGCGATAGCGGCCGGCGATTTCGAACGCGGCAATGGGGCCGGCCGCGTCGAGCAACTGGAAGTCGGGGTAGACGAGTACGGCGACGCGATGAGGCATGGCAGGAAAAGTGGGAAGGGCGACATTGCAGCCAGCACGATAGAGCGCGACCCTGTGGGTGTCAATCCACCACCAGGAGATTCGTGCAATGACTGCTGCACCGTACGTGGTTGTCTTCGCGCTGTTCGAGAACGTCACACAACTGGATTTCGCCGGCCCCTACGAGGTGTTCCTGCGCCTGCCCGGCGCGCAATGCGTGATGGCGTCGTCGACGGGCGGGACGATCGAGGCCGACGGCGGCCTCACGATCGCGAACGTCCGGCGCCTGGCCGACATCCCGCATGCGGACCTGGTGTGCGTGCCGGGTGGCCTCGGCGTGATCGAGGCGATGGGCGATGAGGAATACGTGCGCGAGCTGCGCCGGCTGGCAGAGGGCGCGCGCTATGTCACGTCGGTGTGCACCGGCTCGCTGTTGTTGGGTGCGGCAGGGTTGCTGCGCGGCAAGCGGGCCGCTTGTCATTGGTCATGGCGCGATCTGGTGCCGGCGTTCGGCGCGACCGTCGACGAGGCACGCGTGGTGCGCGACGGGAATCTGATCACCGGTGGCGGCGTGACGGCGGGCATCGACATGGCGCTGACGGTGATGGCGGAAATTGCGGGGGCCGTGCATGCGCAGTCGGTGCAGCTGTGCATCGAGTACGCGCCTGCGCCGCCGTTCGACAGCGGCCGGCCGGAGCGCGCCGCGCCCGATATTCTGGAGGCGGTGACCGCGCAACTGGGGCGCATGAGGCTGGACCGCTACGATGCGGTGGAGCAGGCGGCGAGGGCGCTTGGATGATCGGAGGCGGCTGCCCGCCAGTCGGTGTCGATTTCGCGAGTTCGAAGTCGGGTAGCAAGAAAACATTGCCCGTCGATCAACCGCCCGCAATTGCAGACGGTTGATCGACCCCGGCCCGTCATTCGCCTGAGCGTCGCGTGAGCTCATTCGGTCCGGCTCGCTTTCCTTCGAAGCGAAGTACCGAAGCGCTGCTACGCGATCTCCGGGCGTTCAACGGGCTCACACACGCGCCGTCAATTCACCCCGACCGCACTCCAGGCGCGTGCGACCGTTGCGCTTTCGGCCGAATTCGCGCCGTACAGGTCGTTTGCCGCCTGGATCGACGCCCGTCGTGCGTTCGGGTAGCTCGAGTTGGCGTTCAGGTACACGGTCAGCGTGCGGTACCAGATCTTGCCGGCCTTCTCGCGGCCGAGGCCGCCGAAGGTCGTGTCGCCGTTGCAGACCAGTTGCGTCCTCGACAGGCCGGTGTCGGTCGACGGCACCGCCGGGCCTTCCGACAGCAGGTAGAAGAAGCGGTTGCCGACGCCCGACGTGAAGTGCGGATCGTGGCGCGGATTCGACCACGAGAAGCCGCCGGACGGGTAGCAGCTGAACGACCGGCCGTCGAGATCCTGCTTGTACATCTTGCGCAGGCCGCCGCTCACCACGCGCGCCCCGATCACGTAGTTGCCGGGATCGTTCGGGTTGTTCGCGTAGTACTTCACGAGCGTGCCGAAAATGTCGGACGTCGATTCGTTCAGGCCGCCCGCGTCCCCCGAATAGTTCAGGTTGGCGGTGGCCTCGGTCACGCCGTGACTCATCTCGTGCCCGGCGACATCGACTGAAACGACCGGTTTCGGCAGGCGGGTGCCCGGATCGCCGTCGCCATACACCATCACGTGCGACGACAGCCATGCCGCGTTCGCGCCGGTCGTGCCGCTGCCGGTGTTGAATACCACGTGAGCGTAGCTCTTCACGCCGCGGCCGTCGTTGAAGATGCCGTTGCGGTTGTGCGTGGTCTTGTAGTAGTCCCAAGTCAATGCAAGACCATAGTCGATGTCCGCAGCGACAGTCTGTCGGTCGGTCGTCGTGTTGTTGCCCCACACGTTCGTGCTGCTCGTGAAGATCGGCAGGTCGGTCGCTTGCTCGACATCGTCCGAGCTCAGGCCGCGACCGTCGTAGACCGAGCCGCTGCCGCGACTCGGATCGAGCATCCGGTACGCGTTCGTGCCGGTCTGGTCCGTGGTGAGCGTCAGGTTGCCGTAGTACAGCGAGCGGCCGGTGCCGGTCGCGGCGGCGGTCTTGATCAGGTCCTGCGCGTCGAGCACGGTGCCGGTGCGCGCGTCGACGTAGTACAGCACCGCATCGCCGTGCGCATCGGTCGCCTTGCCGTATACGCGCACCGCATAGGCCAGAACGGGTGCGGCATCGCGTGCGAACACGACGAGCTCCGCGTCATCGACGCGGCGGACGTCCGAGTTGAAACGCGCGGCCGCGATGTGCCTGGCCTTGACCGTGCCGACGTCGGGCGCGTTGCGTACCACCGAGCGGTTTCCGACCTTGCCGATCGTGGCGGCGAGATTGATCGGCGCGAGCTGGGTCAGGCTCGCTTGCTTCAACTGCCCCTTGCTCGAATGGACGACAACGTCGCCGCCTATCACGGGCAGGCCCGCGTAGAAGCGATCGAAGCGCACGTGCTCGGTGCCGTCGGGATCGACGATCACGTCGCGTACCTGGAACTGATCGCTGTCCGTGGGCGCGTTCGCCTGTGGCCCCGCGAACTTCAACGTGCGTGCTGTGCCGCCGGTAGCCAGGCTGAAGGCGGACGGGTTCTGCTGGATCAGTTGCAGCGCCTTGTCGACCGCGGCCGACTGGTCGCCGGCCTGGGCAAAAGCGCTGAGACTCGCGACGGTAATCGCGGTGATGGGCAGCAGTCGAGACAGTTTCTTCATGTAATTCCCCAGATTATGAATGGGTTTGTGCGAGGAATGAATCAAGTGAAGACTTCTATATAAGACATGTCGCGAACAGCAGAGGCATGCTAGA
This genomic interval from Burkholderia cepacia contains the following:
- a CDS encoding NAD(P)/FAD-dependent oxidoreductase → MAFDQASLLQSRSFWQHAYGEYAPNPPLTEDLKVDVAIVGGGFTGLNTAWQFKKDHPNARVVVLEAAIVGFGASGRNAGFSTKMFGLEPEMVLLRWGKQKTIDAHRYLKLAVAHTRQLIEENDFQSEYRHSGLVRATYTKQQLGRMQKTYALFQKLGIDEDMVWRSAEQFQQDFHSARFAGGIYESGTGYLNPCKQVRALKSLAESAGVSVYETTQVTNMERTSSAILVTTPHGKITADKLVVATNAYSREAPGPERLRTRQYPLWTYQVVTEPLSAAQWDSIGWNDRQSFGDNRQMLHYFRPTADGRIIMGGGDVIVHRTAASEEVSAPLAWQHCEAHLKWIYPQLKHTRIDYRWGGPVSVTLDMAPEISFIDDERIIYSGGCFGHGVALTHLNGRTIADLLGGKQSELTDFWIVNRKSLSMTSDTLSYLGGRVARQALKSWDWWEEKALKK
- a CDS encoding GlxA family transcriptional regulator — protein: MPHRVAVLVYPDFQLLDAAGPIAAFEIAGRYRQGHYTLRTIAAQAGLVRSSSGVSWAAEALPPASTIDTLLVAGGDNMDDRMSDPRLLRFVQRCARRGTRVTSVCSGSLLLAAAGVLDNRRATTHWSCSEQFARQFPQVHLEPDRIFVEDGPFWTSAGISAGIDLALALVGNDLGEQVARLVARQLVVYYRRPGGQSQFSALMEMNCASGRFKPLLDHVRRNLAARHRVGDLAERACMSPRHFARAFQAETGLTPAKAVEKLRVEAARAALESGAASLQRVAHECGFGDTENLRRSFQRLLGVPPSALRTR
- a CDS encoding DJ-1/PfpI family protein produces the protein MTAAPYVVVFALFENVTQLDFAGPYEVFLRLPGAQCVMASSTGGTIEADGGLTIANVRRLADIPHADLVCVPGGLGVIEAMGDEEYVRELRRLAEGARYVTSVCTGSLLLGAAGLLRGKRAACHWSWRDLVPAFGATVDEARVVRDGNLITGGGVTAGIDMALTVMAEIAGAVHAQSVQLCIEYAPAPPFDSGRPERAAPDILEAVTAQLGRMRLDRYDAVEQAARALG
- a CDS encoding M4 family metallopeptidase, with product MKKLSRLLPITAITVASLSAFAQAGDQSAAVDKALQLIQQNPSAFSLATGGTARTLKFAGPQANAPTDSDQFQVRDVIVDPDGTEHVRFDRFYAGLPVIGGDVVVHSSKGQLKQASLTQLAPINLAATIGKVGNRSVVRNAPDVGTVKARHIAAARFNSDVRRVDDAELVVFARDAAPVLAYAVRVYGKATDAHGDAVLYYVDARTGTVLDAQDLIKTAAATGTGRSLYYGNLTLTTDQTGTNAYRMLDPSRGSGSVYDGRGLSSDDVEQATDLPIFTSSTNVWGNNTTTDRQTVAADIDYGLALTWDYYKTTHNRNGIFNDGRGVKSYAHVVFNTGSGTTGANAAWLSSHVMVYGDGDPGTRLPKPVVSVDVAGHEMSHGVTEATANLNYSGDAGGLNESTSDIFGTLVKYYANNPNDPGNYVIGARVVSGGLRKMYKQDLDGRSFSCYPSGGFSWSNPRHDPHFTSGVGNRFFYLLSEGPAVPSTDTGLSRTQLVCNGDTTFGGLGREKAGKIWYRTLTVYLNANSSYPNARRASIQAANDLYGANSAESATVARAWSAVGVN